CGCCCAGGCGGACCTCTTGGCCGCCCTCAAGGCGATCCAGGGCAGCCAGGTTTCCTGTGAGTTCGTGCTTCCGAAGAGCAGTCAATCCGGCACGCCGATCGACCCGGCCAAGGTGAACGTCAATTTCACGAGCGGCGGAACCAGCGAAACCTTCAGCCAGGTCGGTAGCGCCGCAGAGTGCGGAGCCGCCGGCGGTTGGTACTACGATAGCGCCACCAATCCGACGAAGATCACGCTGTGCCCCAGCACCTGCACCACGGTGCAGAGCGACAAGAACGCGAAGATCGAGATCCTGCTCGGCTGCGCCACTCAGATAACGCCACCGACCTGAAGACTCGACAGCGGCCTGACAATCCGCTTTGCTGACGAGCCCCATGCGCAAGAACCCGGTCTTTTGGCTGGGCGGCGCGGTGGTGGTGGGGCTCACCCTGCTGGCACTGGTGGTCGTCGCGGCACCGGCACGGAGCGCGTCTCCGGCGGGTTTCGTGCGCGTGGCGACGGCGGCGGAGCCGAAGAGCCTCGACCCCCACGTCACGACGTCGCTGGAAGACTTCCGCATCCTCTCCAACGTGTACGAGGGCCTGGTGCGCTTTGCGCCGGGAACGCTGGGGGTGGAGCCGGCACTGGCGGAAAGCTGGACCGTGTCCCAGGACGGCACCTCCCTGGTGTTTCGTCTGCGCCGGGGCGTCAGGTTTCATGATGGAACGTCCTTCGACGCCGAAGCCGTGAAGTTCAACCTCGAGCGCTTGCTGGACGAGCACCATCCCTTCCACGACACCGGGCCATTCCCCCTCGCCTTCTTCTTGGACTCCATCCGCGAGGTCACGGTGCTCGATGCGCACCGCGTTCGCCTGTCGCTGAACGAGCCGTTTGCGCCACTGCTGGCGAATCTCGCCTATCCCATCGGCTTCATGGTCTCTCCAGCCGCCGTGAAGCGCTGGGGCAAGCAGTTCGGCCGCCACGGGTGTGGCACGGGACCCTTCGCCATCGAGCGCTGGGCGCAAGATCGCGCAGTGACCCTGGAGCGCAACGACCACTACTGGGCGGCGCCGGCAAAGCTCGAGCGCGCGGAGTTCCGCACCATCGTCGACCCCATGACGCGCATCGCGGAGCTACGCGCGGGAGGCATCGACGTGCTGCCCGAAGTGCCCGCCGACGCCCTCGGGTTCTTTCGACACCGCGCGGGCTATGGCGTGCTGTCCGAGGGCGGTCCCCACGTCTGGTTTCTGATCCTGAACACCAAGAAGGCGCCCTTCGACGACGCTCGCGCACGCCGCGCCGTGAACCTCGCCGTGGACAAGCAGCGCATCGTGGATCGGGTGCTGGAAGGCACCGCGACCGTCGCTCCCGGCGCGATCCCCGCCGCCTTCGGCGATGCCCACGACCCGGGAGTTCGGCCCTACCCGCACGATCCCGAGCGCGCCAAGGCGCTGCTCGCGGCGGCCGGGGTAGCGCCGGGAACGGAGCTCTCCTGCCTGATCCCCAAAGGTGGCAGTGGCATGCTGGAGCCCGAGCTGATGGCCACCGCCATCCAAGCGGATCTGGCCAAGGTGGGGCTGGTGCTGCGCATCCGCACTTGGGAGTGGAATGCCTACCTGAAGGAGGTCAACCCCGGCCTCGGGAGCGACGTGGACATGGCCGCCATGGCCTGGATGACCAATGATCCGGACACGCTGCCGTATCTCGCGCTCAGGTCCGGCGCGCTGCCGCCCAAGGGCTTCAACTCCGGCTACTACCGGAATCCGCGCGTGGACGAGCTGGTGGAGGCCGCACGCCGAGAAGGCGATCCCGCGCGGCGTAGCGCCCTGTACCGAAAGCTCGACCGCGTGGTCCACGACGACGCGCCGTGGCTGTTCGTCGCCAGTTGGAAGCAGAACGTCGTGTTTCGCGAGCGCGTCCTCGGGCTGGCGCTCGATCCCACCTTTTGGCTGCGCCTGCGGGGCGCGAGCACGCGCTGAGCCATGGCTCGCTATCTCCTCGAACGCGTGCTCGGGCTGCTGTTCGTGCTGTTCGGCATCAGCGTGGTGGTGTTCCTGCTGATGGCGGTGGTCCCCGGCAACAGCGCCCACGCCTTGCTCGGCCCCTACGCCACCGAGGAGCGCGTGGCGGCGCTGTCCCGCAGCATGGGGCTCGATCGACCGGTGCCACTGCAGTATCTGAGCTGGCTCTCGGGCGTGCTCAGCGGCGACCTCGGCCGCTCCTATGCCCTCAATCGTCCCGTCGTCGACGTCGTCTTCGAACGCCTGGGCCCGACTCTGCTCTTGGGCGGCGCAGCGCTGCTGTTTGGCACCGTGCTCGGTCTTTTCATGGGTGCCGTTTCGGCGCGGAACCACGCGCGCCCGACGGATACCACCCTGCGCGTCGTCTCCCTCGTCGGGATCAGCACCCCTGCGTTCTGGCTCGGCATGTCGCTCATGCTCGCCTTCGCCGTGTGGCTGCACTGGTTCCCGGTGAGCGGCATCGGCACGCCGAAGACGCCCTTGCGCGTGGCGCATCATCTTGCCCTGCCCGCCATCACGCTGGGAGCGGTGTGTGCCGGCGTCATCGCGCGCATGACCCGCACCGCCATGCTCGAGGTCACCGATGCCGACTTCGTGCGCGTGGCGCGAGCCAAGGGCCTGTCACAATCCGATGCCATCTACCGTCATGCGTTCTTGGTGGCGCTGTCCCGGGTGATCCCGGTCATCGGTCTGCAAGCGGGCTACGTGCTGGGCGGCGCCGTGTACGTGGAGACGGTGTTCCAATGGCCCGGTCTGGGGCTGCTGCTGGTGAACGCCATCGAGAAGCGGGACCTGTTCTTGGCCCAAGGCGCGGTGCTGGTAATGGCCGCGGCGTACGTGCTGGTGAACCTATCCACGGACCTCTTGCAGCGCGCGCTGGATCCGAGGGTGAGAGCATGAAGGGCGCCCTGACGCGCACCCTTCGGCGCCCCGAAGTTCTCGTCAGTGCGGGGCTCCTGGCCGCCGTGGTGCTCGCCTGCGTGCTCGCCCCGGTGTTGCCCCTGCGCGATCCCGCCACGACGAACCTGGACGCGCGCCTCCTTGCTCCGCTGAGCTCCGGTCACCTGCTGGGCACCGATCAGCTCGGTCGAGATCTCCTCGCCCGGCTCGTGTTCGGCACACGGCTGTCGCTCTTGGTTGCGCTCTCCGGAGTGAGCGTCGCCGCCGTGTTCGGCACGCTCGCGGGGATCGTCGCCGCCTACCGGGGGCATCTCGCCGACATGGCCATCATGCGCAGCGTGGACGTGCTCATGGCCTTCCCCTACTTGCTGCTGGCACTCGCCATCGTCGCCGCCCTGGGCCCCGGGTTGACCAACGCCACGCTGGCCATTGCCATCGTCAACATCCCGTTCTTTGCGCGCACGGTTCGCGGTGCGACGCTGAGCATCGTGCAGGAAGAGTACGTGGCAGCGGCGCGCGCCACGGGAGCCACCAGCCTGCGCGTCATGTCGCGACACGTGCTCCCGAACGTCATGCCCGTAGTCACCGTGGCCGCCAGCACCAGCATCGGGTGGATGATCGTCGAGACCGCCGGGCTCAGCTTCTTGGGCTTGGGCGCCCAACCGCCCACGGCCGACCTGGGCGGCCTGCTCGGCCAGTCGCGGTATCTGATGGCGACGGCGCCCCACGTTGCCCTGGTCCCCGGGACGGCCCTGCTCTTGGTGGTGGTCGCGCTCAATCTGGTGGGGGACGGACTGCGCCAGGGTCTGGACCCAAAGCTCGGAAATCTCGATTGAAACCCTGGGGTGCCGAGGAAAATGGCACCCCCATGACGATTCTCATTTGAAAGTGAATGTCACTTTCATTAAGAACGGGGCATGACTTTCTCGAGAGCCCT
This window of the Polyangiaceae bacterium genome carries:
- a CDS encoding ABC transporter substrate-binding protein, which encodes MRKNPVFWLGGAVVVGLTLLALVVVAAPARSASPAGFVRVATAAEPKSLDPHVTTSLEDFRILSNVYEGLVRFAPGTLGVEPALAESWTVSQDGTSLVFRLRRGVRFHDGTSFDAEAVKFNLERLLDEHHPFHDTGPFPLAFFLDSIREVTVLDAHRVRLSLNEPFAPLLANLAYPIGFMVSPAAVKRWGKQFGRHGCGTGPFAIERWAQDRAVTLERNDHYWAAPAKLERAEFRTIVDPMTRIAELRAGGIDVLPEVPADALGFFRHRAGYGVLSEGGPHVWFLILNTKKAPFDDARARRAVNLAVDKQRIVDRVLEGTATVAPGAIPAAFGDAHDPGVRPYPHDPERAKALLAAAGVAPGTELSCLIPKGGSGMLEPELMATAIQADLAKVGLVLRIRTWEWNAYLKEVNPGLGSDVDMAAMAWMTNDPDTLPYLALRSGALPPKGFNSGYYRNPRVDELVEAARREGDPARRSALYRKLDRVVHDDAPWLFVASWKQNVVFRERVLGLALDPTFWLRLRGASTR
- a CDS encoding ABC transporter permease; the encoded protein is MARYLLERVLGLLFVLFGISVVVFLLMAVVPGNSAHALLGPYATEERVAALSRSMGLDRPVPLQYLSWLSGVLSGDLGRSYALNRPVVDVVFERLGPTLLLGGAALLFGTVLGLFMGAVSARNHARPTDTTLRVVSLVGISTPAFWLGMSLMLAFAVWLHWFPVSGIGTPKTPLRVAHHLALPAITLGAVCAGVIARMTRTAMLEVTDADFVRVARAKGLSQSDAIYRHAFLVALSRVIPVIGLQAGYVLGGAVYVETVFQWPGLGLLLVNAIEKRDLFLAQGAVLVMAAAYVLVNLSTDLLQRALDPRVRA
- a CDS encoding ABC transporter permease — protein: MKGALTRTLRRPEVLVSAGLLAAVVLACVLAPVLPLRDPATTNLDARLLAPLSSGHLLGTDQLGRDLLARLVFGTRLSLLVALSGVSVAAVFGTLAGIVAAYRGHLADMAIMRSVDVLMAFPYLLLALAIVAALGPGLTNATLAIAIVNIPFFARTVRGATLSIVQEEYVAAARATGATSLRVMSRHVLPNVMPVVTVAASTSIGWMIVETAGLSFLGLGAQPPTADLGGLLGQSRYLMATAPHVALVPGTALLLVVVALNLVGDGLRQGLDPKLGNLD